The DNA sequence GTTCCACTGGCGAACAAGTGACGGGTGGTCACGGCACCGTAGCGTGTGCCGCCACCGAATCTGCCTGGCGTTCCGCCGTTCGTTGCTGCAACCGGCTGGCTTTGACTTCTGCGCTCACGCGGCGTCCCACGTCGAAGGCGCGGTCCGTTTCGTAGTTGTCTCGACCCACCCGCAGCACCCCACTTCCGCGGACTTCGGCCAAGTGGCGTAGCTCGAGCCCCTCCACCTGCTCCAGCACGTGTTCCAGCTCGTGAGCCACGACCTCGACCACGTTCCCAGGAAGGTAGAAGACGACGTTGGCGATCATCGCGCCAGCCTCGTACTTCCGAATCTCCGCGCGAGCGGCGTATAGCCGATCGCCACGCAAGCCACCAGCGAGAAAACGAACGAAGACCGACGGCGTACGGGCCAGATTGTGGCACTGCGCGCGAAGGGTGGGCGAGCTGCGCAACGCCTCTTCGACGTGCGGCTGCAAGAATGGAGGCACCACGACATTGGGCGGCAACTGTGTCGTGCAGGAATCGGCGACTTCACGGGACACCGGCCGCAACGGTACCATGGGAGGTTCGCTCTTGCGGCGAACGGGCATCGCACAGTTGACAGCCAGTAACAGTGGAAGCAAAAGGAGAACGGGGCGGCCGCGACGCGCATGCGACGTGCGGGTCGACCTTGCTGTCCATCTGCCAGAAGCACAGAGTGAAAAAGCACGATGAATCATGCCCCATCCAACAGCAAGGGGCGATCCAGAGCGCGGCCGTTAGTGCGCTGATTACCGAAAGTCCTTGAGAATGCGGCAAATCGCCGAACATCTGCTGACGCTCCCTTTGAGATGATCACGACACGGAGGTCGGACCGATACCACACCGGCCACGACGGTGTCGGCTGCCGGGCGAACGAACCGCGCGTGACCCGTTGGAGCTGCGTGGCGGGTTATCAGCGCGGTGGGCGACAACGCAACGGGAGCGACGCGACGGTTGGAGACACGTTGCAATAACGACGATGTATCATCGTCTCGGAGCCCCGAAACTTGACTCAAACGCGTCAAGCTTCGCGCTCACAAGGGTTCAAAGGGTTGGGCAACAAATGAATGACGTTTCCCAAGATGCGCGCGCTTGACACGTCAAGATTAATGGTGAGAGCACGCTTCGTTTCGATCGCGCTGCCCACGCTGCTGGGGGCCTGGCTGCTCGGCACTGGCCTCCACTCGACCGCGTTGCTTGAGGACGCCGGTGCCGCCGGAGCGTGGCAGCAGCTCCTGAAGCTCACGACGACGGCGAGCGTCCTGCACACCACGGCGCATCCGGACGATGAGCATGGCGGTCTCTTGGCCATGCTGGGCCGGAAGCAAGGCGTGCGTGTGGGCCTGCTGACGCTGAACCGCGGCGAGGGGGGCGACAACGCAATCGGTCCAGAATTGTTCGATGCCTTGGGCTTGATTCGCACCGAGGAGCTGCTCGTTGCAGGCCGGTACTACGGCGTTGACGATCAGTACTTCACGACCGTCGTCGACTATGGGTTCTCGAAGCGTCTAGACGAGGCGCTCGAGAAGTGGGGCCGCGAGCACGTCCTTCGCGATATGGTGCGCGTCATCCGCATGAATCGGCCGCTCGTCATCGTCTCTCGCTTCCAGGGCAACGACCGTGACGGCCACGGAAACCACCAGGCCGCCGGCTTGCTCACGCGGGAAGCCTACGAAGCCGCAGCGGATCCGACGGCGTTTCCCGAACAGGTAGCGGAGGGGCTACGTCCATGGCCAGCGCTGAAGCTGTATGTAGGCGGCGTGCAGGAGGGCGAGAACTGGAGCGTTCGCCTGAATACGGGCGAGTACAGCCCCTGGCTGGGAGATTCGTACGCCAATTTCGGCCGTCTTGGACTGAGCTTCCAACGGTCACAGGTCAGCGGTCGATTCCGCCGCGTGGTGGGTGCCTCCTATAGCTACTACCGAAGAATTGACAGCAAGGTACCAGCTTCGGACCAAGAAGGAGATCTCTTCGATGGCATCGACACGACTCTGGCTGGGCTCTTCGGCCTGTTTCGGAAAACCGCGCCGGAGGGAGTGGAGACGGCCCTCGCGACAATCGACGCGGCGGTCGAGAAGGCCATGAAGACGTTTTCTCCGACCGATCCGTCGGCGAGTGTTCCAGCGCTGGTCGAAGGTCTACAGGCTACTCGCGCAGCGCTGCGAGCCGCGGCGGCCGAGCCAGACGCGCGGTTCATCCTGGAGATCAAGGAAGCGCAATTCATGCAGGCCATCAACGCCGCGCTCGGTCTCGACTTCACGGCGATGGCGCAGCCGGCTGGCATCCCCGAGTCGACCGCTTCGTCGGCTCCATTCACACCGCAGCCCACGATGCCTCCTGTCGTTCCAGGGCAGCGCTTCGACGTGCTTACGACGCTCACCAACCGCGGACGTCTATCGATTTCACCGACCGAGATCACGTTGACCACTGCGCCGGGCTGGAACGTGACGAACGGACCGGCGAAGCTTGGCTCGCTGGGAATGAACGAGACGGCATCACAGGGCCTCTCCGTGAGGCTGTCAGATGATGCGGCTATCACGAGCCGGCCATACTTCAGCCGCGAATCTATTGCAGAATCGCGTTACACCATTTCGGAGCGGGAGCAGTTCGGTCGGCCGGCCGGAGCGCCTGCGGCCATCGCCCTTGCGCGCTACACGGTGAACGGCGTCGCCGTTGAGGCACACGACGTCGTTCGTCGGCGAGAAGCGAACCTCCCGTACGGTGACGAGCTGCGCGAGCTGCAGGTCGTTCCGCCTCTGGCCCTCACGGTATCACCTACAAATGCCATCATCCCGGTCGCCGCTCCGAAGAAGGAGATCCCGCTGCAGGTGGAGCTGCTCAACAACGTCGAAGGCCGGTCCGCTGGGGAGCTCTCGCTCATCCTGCCCGCGGGCTGGTCGTCCAGACCCTCGGCGATGCCTTTTGCTTTCTCGAGCGCCGGAGAGCGTGCTGTCTACCGCTTCACGGTATTCGCCGATTCGATCGACGACCGGGAGTACGAGGTGCAGGCCGTTGCGCGCACCAACGGTGGAGAGTATCGCGACGGCTACGAGACCGTCGCACAGCGAGACCTCGAGACGCGCTATCTCTATCGTCCCGCCACGAGCCATGTGCGCGGCGTAGATGTCGACGTCGCGCCTGGCTTGAGCGTGGGCTATGTGATGGGGGTCGGTGATCAGGTGCCCGCCGCCATCGCCCAGCTGGGCGCTCGCGTGACGCTCCTCGACGCCGAGGAGCTCTCCACCGGCGACTTGAGCCGCTTTGACGCCATCATGACCGGCACGCGTGCCTACGCGGTGCGCGAAGACCTCCGCACGCACAACCAGCGTCTGCTCGACTATGTCCGCGAAGGTGGCAACCTCATCGTGCTCTACAACACGCAGGAATTCGTGCCGGAGAAATGGGCGCCGTTTCCAGCCGCGCTCCCACGCGAAGCCGAAGAGGTGTCAGAAGAGGATTCGCCGGTCGAGATCCTTGCGGCGGATCATCAGGTGTTCACCTGGCCCAATCGGATCACGAACGATGACTTCGACGGCTGGGTCGAGCAGCGTGGGTCGAAGTTCTTCACGACGTGGGATCCGGCGTACACGCCGATGATTGCCGCACACGACCAAGGCCAGGACCCACAGCGCGGCGGCTGGGTCTGGGCCAGGCACGGTCGCGGTCACTACACTTACTTCGCCTACGCGTTTCATCGCCAGCTGCCTTACGGTGTTCCTGGTGCGTACCGCCTGCTCGCCAATCTGCTCGCGCTGAGCCAGCCTTCGCCGCCCTTTCGGGCGGCTTCGGCTAGGCAAGCCCGCGAAGGCTGTCTCGCCGAAGCACGCGAAGCGTGCGGAGGCGGAGACCATAGAGAAGGGATTCTTATTACTCGGAGCGCAGAGCGACGAGCGGATCGACAGTGGCAGCACGCCGTGCCGGAACGTAGCTTGCGGCCAACGCGACCAGCAGCAGCACGGCCGGGGCGACGAGAAACGCGGTTGGATCGAGCGCACGAACACCGAAGAGCAGACTCGAGACGGTGGTGGCGGCGAGCGTCCCGGCCAACAGACCGACGAGCGCTCCCGCTGCCGCGAGCCGCATCCCCTGGCTGACCACGTGGCAGACGATCCGCCGGGGCGACGCACCTAGTGCCAGGCGGACGCCGAGCTCTGATGTGCGCTGAGCGACCAGGTACGACAGCACGGCGTACAACCCAATCACGGCAAGCGTGAGCGCCAGGGCGGCAAACGATGCCAGCAGCAGCATGGTGAAGCGTCGCGCTGCAAGCGAAGCCGCGACGATCTCGTCGAGGCGCCGTACGTCGAACACCGGCAGCCCAGGATCCACCGAGGAAATGATCTTTCGCACGTCGGGTCCCAGCCTGGTCACATCAGTCGCTGCCCGAACCACGAAGACAGCATTCCTCGTCGCGCCACTTTCGATCTGGTACACGGAGTTGTAGACAGTCGGTGTGACGGCTCCATCCAGGCCTTGCAGCCGCACGTCGCCGGCGATGCCGACAATCGTCAGCGTGCGGCCAGCCCACAGAATGCGCTTGCCAATCGGGTCGTCTCCCGGCCAGAAGGTGTGCGCCATCGTTTGGTTCACGACGGCGACCATAGGAGCTTCGGGGGAATCGGCGTCCGTGAAGGTTCGCCCGCGGACGAGCCGGATCCCCATCGCGCTGAAGTAATTGCCGCTCACAAGGGTGTTGTTGGCCCAGTAGAAATCGTGTGGATCGCTGCCTTCGAGCGCAAAGCCAATGGAGCGGTCATCGGCGAGCGGCAAGTGCGTCGTGATGGCCACCTCCGTCACACCTGGGAGGGAGCGTAGGCGCTCTGCGATTGCTCGCTCGACCAGCCTTCGCCTCGGGGAGTCGGGATAGCGCTCGCGATTGAACGACGTCCGCGCTACCAGGACGCCCTCAGGATTGAAGCCCGGCGACACCTGAAGGACCTCGACAAAACTGCGGATCAGCAAAGCAGCGCATACCAGCAGCACCACGGCACTCGCGGTCTCGAAGATCACGAGGGCGGCACGGGCGCGCTGAGCGCTCCGGCCGAGATCGCCGCCTTGGCGGCTGGCACTCTTGAGAGTCTCGCCGATGTTCGGCCGCGACGAGTGAATGGCCGGCGCGAGCCCGCAGACGAGGCCGGTCATCAAAGAGACGGCTACGGTGAAGCCCAGCACCCGGAGGTCGATAGCGGCGCTTTGGAGTCCCGGCGCCTGCTCCGGTCCGACACGCGTGGCCACGCTCGTGATGAGGTGCGCGAGCAGGCACCCGAGGACGCCGCCGGTACCGGCCAGTAGGAGGCTCTCGGTCAGGAGCTGGCGAATCAACCGTCCGGCGCTCGCTCCCAGGGCGCTGCGCAGCGCGATCTCGCGCCGGCGGGCAGCCGCCCGTCCCAACAACAAGTTGGCGACGTTGCTACACGCAATCAACAGCACGAACGCGACAGCGGCCGCGAAGGTCAGCAACACCGGTCGCGCGCGAGCAGCTCCTTCGGCGGCGAGCGGTTCCAGAATCGTCTCCGGCCTGATCCTGACGCCTTTGATTCGCTGCGCTTCGCGCCCATCGGTGGCATCGAGCGCCACTGTTTCGTAGGCTGCTGTCGAGGCGAACGCCCGGTTGCGATCGCGGTAGTCGCGGTACTCGGCTGGGGAAACGCCGAGACGCACCATCCCAGCTTCCGGCAGGTTCTGCCACAGATCCACCAGCCGAGACGGCTCGTGATATGGCGGCTGGTAAAGCAGCGTCGCGTTGATGAGGCTGAAGACCGCCGTATTCGCGCCGATGCCCAGCGCTATCGTCAACACCGCGACGGCAGTGAAGCCGGGATGCTGGCGAAGCTGGCGGCCGGCGTGCCTGACATCGCTCACCAGGCGCTCGAGCAACATCCAGCTCCAAGTCGCGCGCGTATCCTCCTTGATCAGGGGCACGTTGCCGAGCGCTCGCCGAGCGGCATAGGCGGCGTCCAGCTCGGTAAGACCGGACTCGCGTTGTTCTTCCGCTTCCAGGTCCAGGTGAGCGCGGAGCTCGCGATTCAGATCTTCCTCGCGAGCGTGTTGCCGGACGCCTGCTCCCCATTTCACGATCGAGTGCCACCAGCTCATGTCGCGTTGTCCGAGGGTAGAGATTCTACCATCACTCTGAACGGACGCGCCGACGACAGAGATGGTTAGGAAGAGAGAACCAGATCGGTCTGCGTCAAGTTTCGGGTTCTCAAGTGTTCTGGGTACGGCCGCCTCGCCGAGGCGGCCGTTACCTGGCCGAGGCGGGTCGCAGTCCTAGGCTTTCGCTAATGTTTCGCCTATACTAGGCATTATGCCTGACGAGCGGCGGGCGATTCGCGGGCGGGGCACGGCCGTCAACCCGCCGAACAGGTACGAGCGCCTGGCCTACGTGGAGGATCTGGAGCCGTCCGACGAACAAGACGAGGAGCGCCTCCCTCGAACAGAGCTCCTCCGCGACTCTTCCAGGACGATCATTGCGAGAAACGACAGTCCGGATGTTGGCTTCGAGGCCAGCATCAACCCATATCGCGGTTGCGAGCACGGTTGCGCCTACTGTTATGCTCGTCCCTCTCACGAGCAGCTAGGCTTTTCATCCGGCTTGGATTTCGAGACGAAGATCCTCGTCAAGGAGAACGCGCCGGAGCTCCTGCGCCATGAGCTCGCATCGCCGCGCTGGAAGCCGCAACCGATTGCGCTGTCGGGCGTCACAGATCCTTACCAGCCGATCGAGCGACGACTCCAGATCACACGCCGCTGTGTCGAGGTGCTCGCCGACTTTCGAAATCCGGTGGCCGTGGTGACCAAGAACTACCTGGTTACTCGAGACGTGGACTATCTCGCCGAGCTCGCACGGTACGACGCCGCGCTCGTCTTTGTCTCGGTCACCACGCTCGATGCGGCGCTCCAAGGCAAGCTGGAGCCTCGCGCCTCCACGCCTGCGCGACGGCTCGCGGCAATCGAGGCGCTCGCCCGTGCCGGCGTGCCGGTGGGCGTCATGGTGGCCCCAATCATTCCCGCGGTCAACGACCACGAGATTCCCGCCATCCTCACCGCGGCGGCACGCGCAGGTGCGACGGCGGCTGGCCACGTCATGCTGCGCCTCCCGTATGCCGTCAAGGAGCTGTTCGAGCGCTGGTTGGAGGCCCATCTCCCCGATCGCAAAGACAAGGTCCTCAGCCGGGTGCGTGAGCTGCGCGGCGGTCAACTGAACGATCCGCAGTTCGGCTCGCGCATGCGCGGCACCGGGCCATACGCCTCCAGCGTCAACGCGCTGTTCGCCGCGGCCTGCCGTCGTGTTGGGCTCAACCAGCGGCGCCGACTGCTTTCCACGGCCGCCTTCCGCCGCCCGGAAGGATCTCAGCTCAGCCTCTTTCGCTAATTGTCTGGTTGGTCGTTGGGGGAGGGCGGGCTTCTGCCTTCGCGCTACGGCAGACCGCCGTAGCCTTGGCGAAGGCGGCTGCCCCCCACTGGAGGGTCGTCGTTTGTAGCCGATCCAGCCGTGATCCTGTGCCTTGTGACACCAGGAGCGCTTGACACTAAGTCGTCTTACGACGTATCGTG is a window from the Luteitalea sp. genome containing:
- a CDS encoding PIG-L family deacetylase is translated as MTFPKMRALDTSRLMVRARFVSIALPTLLGAWLLGTGLHSTALLEDAGAAGAWQQLLKLTTTASVLHTTAHPDDEHGGLLAMLGRKQGVRVGLLTLNRGEGGDNAIGPELFDALGLIRTEELLVAGRYYGVDDQYFTTVVDYGFSKRLDEALEKWGREHVLRDMVRVIRMNRPLVIVSRFQGNDRDGHGNHQAAGLLTREAYEAAADPTAFPEQVAEGLRPWPALKLYVGGVQEGENWSVRLNTGEYSPWLGDSYANFGRLGLSFQRSQVSGRFRRVVGASYSYYRRIDSKVPASDQEGDLFDGIDTTLAGLFGLFRKTAPEGVETALATIDAAVEKAMKTFSPTDPSASVPALVEGLQATRAALRAAAAEPDARFILEIKEAQFMQAINAALGLDFTAMAQPAGIPESTASSAPFTPQPTMPPVVPGQRFDVLTTLTNRGRLSISPTEITLTTAPGWNVTNGPAKLGSLGMNETASQGLSVRLSDDAAITSRPYFSRESIAESRYTISEREQFGRPAGAPAAIALARYTVNGVAVEAHDVVRRREANLPYGDELRELQVVPPLALTVSPTNAIIPVAAPKKEIPLQVELLNNVEGRSAGELSLILPAGWSSRPSAMPFAFSSAGERAVYRFTVFADSIDDREYEVQAVARTNGGEYRDGYETVAQRDLETRYLYRPATSHVRGVDVDVAPGLSVGYVMGVGDQVPAAIAQLGARVTLLDAEELSTGDLSRFDAIMTGTRAYAVREDLRTHNQRLLDYVREGGNLIVLYNTQEFVPEKWAPFPAALPREAEEVSEEDSPVEILAADHQVFTWPNRITNDDFDGWVEQRGSKFFTTWDPAYTPMIAAHDQGQDPQRGGWVWARHGRGHYTYFAYAFHRQLPYGVPGAYRLLANLLALSQPSPPFRAASARQAREGCLAEAREACGGGDHREGILITRSAERRADRQWQHAVPERSLRPTRPAAARPGRRETRLDRAHEHRRADSRRWWRRASRPTDRRALPLPRAASPG
- a CDS encoding FtsX-like permease family protein, with the translated sequence MSWWHSIVKWGAGVRQHAREEDLNRELRAHLDLEAEEQRESGLTELDAAYAARRALGNVPLIKEDTRATWSWMLLERLVSDVRHAGRQLRQHPGFTAVAVLTIALGIGANTAVFSLINATLLYQPPYHEPSRLVDLWQNLPEAGMVRLGVSPAEYRDYRDRNRAFASTAAYETVALDATDGREAQRIKGVRIRPETILEPLAAEGAARARPVLLTFAAAVAFVLLIACSNVANLLLGRAAARRREIALRSALGASAGRLIRQLLTESLLLAGTGGVLGCLLAHLITSVATRVGPEQAPGLQSAAIDLRVLGFTVAVSLMTGLVCGLAPAIHSSRPNIGETLKSASRQGGDLGRSAQRARAALVIFETASAVVLLVCAALLIRSFVEVLQVSPGFNPEGVLVARTSFNRERYPDSPRRRLVERAIAERLRSLPGVTEVAITTHLPLADDRSIGFALEGSDPHDFYWANNTLVSGNYFSAMGIRLVRGRTFTDADSPEAPMVAVVNQTMAHTFWPGDDPIGKRILWAGRTLTIVGIAGDVRLQGLDGAVTPTVYNSVYQIESGATRNAVFVVRAATDVTRLGPDVRKIISSVDPGLPVFDVRRLDEIVAASLAARRFTMLLLASFAALALTLAVIGLYAVLSYLVAQRTSELGVRLALGASPRRIVCHVVSQGMRLAAAGALVGLLAGTLAATTVSSLLFGVRALDPTAFLVAPAVLLLVALAASYVPARRAATVDPLVALRSE
- a CDS encoding PA0069 family radical SAM protein, which encodes MPDERRAIRGRGTAVNPPNRYERLAYVEDLEPSDEQDEERLPRTELLRDSSRTIIARNDSPDVGFEASINPYRGCEHGCAYCYARPSHEQLGFSSGLDFETKILVKENAPELLRHELASPRWKPQPIALSGVTDPYQPIERRLQITRRCVEVLADFRNPVAVVTKNYLVTRDVDYLAELARYDAALVFVSVTTLDAALQGKLEPRASTPARRLAAIEALARAGVPVGVMVAPIIPAVNDHEIPAILTAAARAGATAAGHVMLRLPYAVKELFERWLEAHLPDRKDKVLSRVRELRGGQLNDPQFGSRMRGTGPYASSVNALFAAACRRVGLNQRRRLLSTAAFRRPEGSQLSLFR